The genomic DNA TGCTCTTCGCGATGTAGACGCCGGCCTCGTCGGAGACGGCGATCAGCTCGAGGTCGGGGTGCGCCTCGATGTCGGCAGCGTGCACCTCGGTGTAACGCGAGTGCGGCGCTCGGAACGAGTCGTTGAACCCGCGCACCAGCGGCGACGACGGCTTCACCACTTCGTGGTCGAACACGCCGAACAGCTTGTTCTCCAGCTCGTACTTGGGGATGCCGTAATGGTGGTAGATGCCGGCCTGCGCGCCCCAGCAGATGTGGAAGGTGGAGTGCACGTTCGTGGCGGACCAGTCCATGATGCGCGCGAGCTCGTCCCAATAATCCACGTCCTCAAAGTCGAGCAGCTCAACCGGCGCTCCGGTGATGATCATGCCGTCGAAGCGCTGGTCCTTGATCTCGTCGAAGGTGGTGTAGAACGTGTCGAGGTGCTGCTCGGACACGTTCTTCGCCTCGTGGCTGGCCGTTTGCAGCAGGCTCACCTCGATTTGCAGCGGGGTGTTCGACAGTTTGCGCATGATCTGCGTCTCGGTGACGATCTTCGTGGGCATGAGGTTGAGCAGCAGCACCTTCAGCGGGCGAATGTCCTGGTGCATGGCGCGGTACTCGGTCATCACGAAGATATTCTCGCCCTCGAGCACCTCGGTCGCGGGCAGGGAGTCGGGGATTCTGATGGGCATGGGAAACCTCGCATTTCGTAGATCGTCGCGGTATCGCGCGGGCACGCTGGTGCCGGTCGTAACGGTCTGTATCATGATACCTTCTAATCAGATGACCGGTTTATCTGAATTATCGATAACATGCTATCGGAAGATAGAACTACCGTCGCGTAAACCATGATGGCATAATGAGCCGGATCGCAAGAGCGCAATCCGCAATCCCGCAACAAGGAGCATCCATGAGCGAATCCATCAGCACCACCTGCGTACAGGGCGGCTACCGTCCCGGCGACGGCGAGCCGCGCCAGATTCCCATCTACCAGTCCACCACCTGGAAGTACGACACGAGCGAGCACATGGGCCGCCTGTTCGACCTCGAGGAGGCCGGGTACTTCTACACGCGTCTGGCGAACCCCACGAACGACTTCGTGGCGGCCAAAATCGCCGAGCTCGAGGGCGGCACGGCGGCCATGCTCACGTCGTCGGGCCAGGCTGCGAACTTCTTCGCCGTGTTCAACATCGCCGGCGCGGGCGATCATGTCGTAGCCAGCTCGGCCATCTACGGCGGCACGTACAACCTGCTGGCCGTGACCATGAAGCGCATGGGCCTGGAATGCACGTTCGTTTCGCCCGACTGCACCGACGAGGAGCTGGAGGCCGCGTTCCGGCCGAACACGAAGGCCGTGTTCGGCGAGACCATCGCGAATCCGGCGCTGGCGGTGCTCGACATCGAGCGCTTCGCCGCCGCCGCGCACGCGCACGGGGTGCCGCTGATCGTGGACAACACGTTCCCCACGCCGGTGAACTGCCGTCCCATCGAGTGGGGCGCCGACATCGTGACGCACTCCACCACGAAGTACATGGACGGCCATGGCGCCAGCGTGGGCGGGGCCATCGTGGACTCCGGGAAGTTCGATTGGACGGCGCATGCCGACAAGTTCCCCGGCCTGTGCGAGCCCGACGAGAGCTACCACGGAGTGACGTACACCGAGCGCTTCGGCTTGGGCGGCGCGTTCATCACGAAGGCGACGGCCCAGCTCATGCGCGACTTCGGCGCCATCCAGTCGCCGCAGAACGCCTACCTCGTCAACCTGGGGCTGGAAAGCCTGCACCTGCGCATGGCGCAGCACAGCAAGAACGGCCTGGCGTTGGCGCAGCATCTGGCCGCGCATCCGAAGATCGCCTGGGTGCGCTACCCCGGCTTGCCGGGCGACGACCAATACGAGCTGGCGCAGAAGTACCTGCCGAACGGCGCCAGCGGCGTGGTGAGCTTCGGCGTGGCCGGCGGGCGCGCCGCGGCCGAGACGTTCATGGCGAACCTCAAGCTGGCGCAGATAGCCACGCACGTGGCCGATGCGCGCACCTGCGTGCTGCATCCGGCCAACGCGACGCATCGCCAGATGAACGACGCGGAGCTTGCGGCCGCGGGCATCACGCCCGACCTCATCCGGCTGTCGTGCGGCATCGAGGCCACCGAGGACCTCGTCGCCGACATAGACCAGGCGCTGGCGGCCGTGTAGCGAAGCATGGTAAACTGACCCGCAGAGAAGCCCCAGCGGAAAAGCCGGTTTGGAATTCGGTCGCGGAGGTGCCCCATGGAACGCAAGAAGCTTTTCGTGCGCGTTGGCATAGGCGTGGCGGGAGCGTTGCTGCTGGTCGGCATCTTCGCGGTTGCGAATGCCGTGGGCGATTCAAACGCCATGCGACGAGGCATCGACGAAGGGTTCGAGCTGAGAGGCACCTATCAGGGGGATCCCGGCCGGGACGGCATCGGCACCATCGCATTTCAGACGCTCGACGGCGAGCCCTCGTGGGAAGCGTCGAAGGCTCCGGGCGCGCATGTCAAAGGCGCGTTCAAGGAAACCGTCGATCCGAACATCTACGTGCTGGAAGACGAGAGCGGCAACGGGGTCGGCTGGGTCCATCTTGCGTACTCCGATGCCCAGGGGGCGGGAGCGCTGTACGTCCGCTACGGCGCGGGCGACCTGGTGGAGATGCGCAAGGTGGATAGGGTGCCCGGTTATATGCGCTACGATAACGAACGAAATACCTGACCAAATGCGGTTCGCTCTCGCGGCCGCGGACATTCGAGCCCGCTCGCTTCCCAGCGCGCGGGCTTTTCGCTTTTCCACGAAACGCAAGCCCTTTCACGTCCGGTGGTAAATAGTTTCTAGTCGCGTCTCGATGCCTTGAAGTGCATGCGCCGCATCTGCGAACATGCACGTGAGGGCCGGGAGGGGTGCTCATGATGAAGAAGCTCATAATGGACGATTTCTCGCTGTTGGGCAACGCTTTGGCGCTGGCTGCGAAGAAGGCGCCGACGCTCGAGTCGTTGGCGGCCGAGCTCAACGTGCGTCAGGAGGACCTGTCGCTGTGTTGGTTCGCGCTCAACAACCTGCGCCGATGCCAAGGCCGCGTGCTGCCCGTCCCCTTCGAGGCGGTTGCGGAGGGGCCGGCCGACGTTCGATCCGTTTCGGGCAACTGGTACGCCCCCACTTGGCGTTTGAACAAGCTGCTTGAAGAGTTCCAAGTTAACGAGGGATTGGCCGTGCATTACGGGAGCATTTTGAGCCATCCCGAGGGTGGTCACTTCGAGTTGAACCTTGCGGCCGACGAAGTGGTGCGCGCGGTTCGTCTGGAGAACGCCGAGCTCGACGCGGTGAGGCTCAGGCGCGTGTGCGTGCAGGCGCGCGAGCCCGCCAACGGCATCGAGCTGCTGGTATCGAATGCCGGCAAGATACTGATAAGCATCGAGGACTACCGGGAGGGGCCGTTCACCGTAGCGTTCATCGAGCGTCTGCACGAACGGCTCGTCGAAGGCATTTCCATCAAGGAGGTGCGCGAGATCGAGGGCTGTGGCGAGAGCGCGGCGGATGAGCTGCGCGCGAAGGCGCTGGAGTCGTTCTGCGCTCACGTGTGCGCGCCCGACGGTGGCCATACTTTAGTGGATGCTTTGATAGCGCTTTGCTATTTCAAGGCGTTCCACCTGTTCTCTGCCGGGAACGATGTTCTTGCCTATTTGCTGTACTTCATCGTGCTGCATCGTGCCGGCTATCATTTCTCGGCGCATGTTCCCGTCGTCAAGCTATTGTTCCCGCTTGATGACGACGATCGCGTCTGCGATTCGCCCCTTGTGCCCGAAGAGCTGGTGGTGCCGTGCGATGGCTTCTGCGATTGGACGCTCTTCTTCGAGCGGGCGGTGCAGATGCTCGTCGAGGGGCAGCGATGGTTCATGACCAAACTGGACGGCATGGCGCGCCGTCGAGAACGTTTTCGCATCATCATCGATTCCGACGAGAGCATGAACTTCCGTCAGAAGGAGGTGCTGCTGGAGGCCGTGTTACACAGCAATGCGGAATTCACCTACGGCATCCACGCGCAGCGTTACGACGTGTCGTATCCGTGTGCGCGCAGCGATTTCGCCCGTCTGCTCGATCAGGGTTTCCTTCGCCAGCACGATGACGGGATCCGCCATTTCTTCGTGGCCTCGGACGAGTTCGAGGATGTGTTCGCAACCTATGTGAGGGAGCGCTGCGCCGAAGCCCTTCACCGATACTACCGTGAGGACGGGGCGCTGCGCGACGAATGCAAAAGCCCGGACGACATTGCTGCTGAGTATAACCGGGGCGTGGGATTCTATGAAAAGTCCCTGCTGGACAAGACCTATATCGAGCATTACGACTTCCGGCGCACGCCTATCGCCGACTGTGACGGTCCGCGGAGGCGTCGCCGCTCGAACGACGAGTGACGGAGGGCGAAGGGGAAGGAGGATTTCGGAAGGGCACGGCCGATTCCATTGTCAAAGGAGGGTCAATGAAACGCATCATGAGCGGGCAATCGTGCTCGCACGGTCCAAGCAAGACGAAAGTACTGGTTGTGCTGCTGGCGATTGCGCTAGTGGCTTCGTTCGCAGCATGGGGCTGCAGCCCGAAGGCCGCGAACGACGACGCGAAAGCGCCTGAGAAAAAGGCGGAAAGCGCCGCAAGCGAGAAGGCCGGCGACGGCGTGGACGAGTTGGCGGCGTACAGCGGGTTCCCCACGGAAGGCCGCTTCATCGACAACGTGGCCGCGCTCCCCGGCTTCTACAAGAACACCGAGAAGAACGAGGCCAACGCGAAGGCGAAGGCGCCGCGTCGCTATACCGACCGCAACGGCAAC from Eggerthella lenta DSM 2243 includes the following:
- the metA gene encoding homoserine O-acetyltransferase MetA, which translates into the protein MPIRIPDSLPATEVLEGENIFVMTEYRAMHQDIRPLKVLLLNLMPTKIVTETQIMRKLSNTPLQIEVSLLQTASHEAKNVSEQHLDTFYTTFDEIKDQRFDGMIITGAPVELLDFEDVDYWDELARIMDWSATNVHSTFHICWGAQAGIYHHYGIPKYELENKLFGVFDHEVVKPSSPLVRGFNDSFRAPHSRYTEVHAADIEAHPDLELIAVSDEAGVYIAKSTDSRHFFVFGHPEYDADTLMAEYERDIAKGLDMPLPRHYFPNDDPTQAPRVTWRAHAQLLYTNWLNYYVYQTTPYDLAKVGTEEDSVHE
- a CDS encoding O-acetylhomoserine aminocarboxypropyltransferase/cysteine synthase family protein, translated to MSESISTTCVQGGYRPGDGEPRQIPIYQSTTWKYDTSEHMGRLFDLEEAGYFYTRLANPTNDFVAAKIAELEGGTAAMLTSSGQAANFFAVFNIAGAGDHVVASSAIYGGTYNLLAVTMKRMGLECTFVSPDCTDEELEAAFRPNTKAVFGETIANPALAVLDIERFAAAAHAHGVPLIVDNTFPTPVNCRPIEWGADIVTHSTTKYMDGHGASVGGAIVDSGKFDWTAHADKFPGLCEPDESYHGVTYTERFGLGGAFITKATAQLMRDFGAIQSPQNAYLVNLGLESLHLRMAQHSKNGLALAQHLAAHPKIAWVRYPGLPGDDQYELAQKYLPNGASGVVSFGVAGGRAAAETFMANLKLAQIATHVADARTCVLHPANATHRQMNDAELAAAGITPDLIRLSCGIEATEDLVADIDQALAAV
- a CDS encoding Fic family protein; translation: MMKKLIMDDFSLLGNALALAAKKAPTLESLAAELNVRQEDLSLCWFALNNLRRCQGRVLPVPFEAVAEGPADVRSVSGNWYAPTWRLNKLLEEFQVNEGLAVHYGSILSHPEGGHFELNLAADEVVRAVRLENAELDAVRLRRVCVQAREPANGIELLVSNAGKILISIEDYREGPFTVAFIERLHERLVEGISIKEVREIEGCGESAADELRAKALESFCAHVCAPDGGHTLVDALIALCYFKAFHLFSAGNDVLAYLLYFIVLHRAGYHFSAHVPVVKLLFPLDDDDRVCDSPLVPEELVVPCDGFCDWTLFFERAVQMLVEGQRWFMTKLDGMARRRERFRIIIDSDESMNFRQKEVLLEAVLHSNAEFTYGIHAQRYDVSYPCARSDFARLLDQGFLRQHDDGIRHFFVASDEFEDVFATYVRERCAEALHRYYREDGALRDECKSPDDIAAEYNRGVGFYEKSLLDKTYIEHYDFRRTPIADCDGPRRRRRSNDE